A single genomic interval of Picosynechococcus sp. PCC 7003 harbors:
- the ureE gene encoding urease accessory protein UreE — MTNADLILTQKYQPQAPIQVDLELFLTAAERQKSRQRLELDNGQAIHFNLPRGSHIHPDDYFQTATGSTLVQVKAKPEPVVTVTASTPFELLRAAYHLGNRHVPLEVHPQYLRLSPDHVLEDMLTGLGLQLKQEMMPFFPEDGAYGHHH, encoded by the coding sequence ATGACTAACGCTGACTTGATCCTGACTCAAAAATACCAACCCCAGGCACCGATCCAAGTAGATCTAGAACTATTTCTCACTGCTGCCGAACGTCAAAAGAGCCGCCAACGCTTGGAGTTAGACAATGGCCAAGCGATTCACTTCAACTTGCCCCGGGGCAGCCATATCCATCCCGACGACTACTTCCAAACCGCCACTGGCTCTACCCTCGTGCAGGTTAAGGCAAAACCTGAACCTGTGGTCACCGTAACGGCCTCGACTCCCTTTGAACTGCTCAGGGCCGCTTACCATCTTGGCAACCGCCATGTGCCCTTAGAAGTTCATCCCCAATATCTTCGCCTGTCCCCAGACCATGTACTCGAAGATATGCTCACTGGGCTGGGGTTACAACTTAAACAAGAAATGATGCCTTTTTTCCCGGAAGATGGGGCCTATGGCCATCACCACTAA
- a CDS encoding MFS transporter — protein sequence MSTETDLPTLSPKDTPPTEMGTAPSESVDGFGPVLRNPKFLVLWLGQIFSQLADKIYLVLMIALIASHFKTADQSISAWVSAIMIAFTVPAILFGSVAGVYVDRWSKKGTLIISNLLRGIFVFCIPLLLWLVRDQPNWWELPPGFVFLLGITFAVSTLTQFFAPAEQATLPLIVKNKHLLAANSLYTTTMMALLIVGFAVGEPLLGLADQLVESFGITGAWGKEFVVGGGYAIAGLILLALKTNETETDRQREQPHVWEDIKDGLRYLNENHRVRNALIQLVILFSVFAALAVLAVSLAAQIPGLKAEQFGFLLAAGGVGLGIGAFFLGHWGNQLPYRTLSLWGSIGTAIALIALSFSIHNLVFALASTTCLGFFAALVGVPMQTTIQRETPAILRGKVFGLQNNAVNIALSLPLALAGVAETFFGLQPVLLGLSGLAIAGGVLNWYISIKS from the coding sequence ATGTCAACGGAAACGGATCTACCGACCCTCTCCCCCAAAGATACTCCCCCAACCGAGATGGGTACGGCCCCGTCCGAAAGCGTAGATGGTTTTGGGCCTGTATTGCGCAACCCCAAATTTCTCGTCCTTTGGCTTGGCCAAATCTTTTCACAGCTAGCCGATAAGATTTATCTCGTGCTGATGATTGCTTTGATTGCCAGTCACTTTAAAACGGCGGATCAGAGCATTAGTGCTTGGGTCTCGGCGATCATGATTGCTTTTACGGTGCCTGCTATTTTGTTTGGTTCCGTTGCAGGGGTCTATGTGGATCGCTGGTCTAAAAAAGGAACTCTAATTATTTCGAATTTGTTGCGGGGCATCTTTGTCTTTTGTATCCCGCTCCTACTCTGGCTAGTGCGGGATCAGCCCAATTGGTGGGAGCTTCCCCCTGGATTTGTCTTTTTGTTGGGGATCACCTTTGCTGTTTCTACCTTGACACAATTTTTTGCGCCAGCGGAACAGGCGACTTTACCGCTCATTGTGAAGAACAAACATCTATTGGCGGCCAATTCTCTCTACACCACCACGATGATGGCTTTGTTAATTGTGGGGTTTGCGGTGGGAGAACCGTTATTGGGCCTAGCGGATCAACTGGTTGAGTCCTTCGGCATTACGGGCGCTTGGGGCAAAGAATTCGTGGTTGGGGGAGGTTATGCGATCGCCGGTCTGATCTTGTTGGCCCTGAAGACCAATGAAACGGAAACGGATCGCCAACGAGAACAGCCCCACGTCTGGGAGGATATCAAAGACGGATTGCGCTATCTAAATGAAAACCACCGGGTTCGTAATGCTCTCATTCAATTGGTGATTTTATTTTCTGTGTTTGCAGCCCTGGCGGTGTTGGCGGTGAGTCTGGCAGCCCAAATCCCTGGGTTAAAGGCGGAGCAGTTTGGCTTTTTGTTGGCAGCGGGGGGCGTTGGTTTAGGGATCGGTGCTTTCTTTTTGGGTCACTGGGGTAATCAGTTGCCCTACCGTACCCTCAGCCTTTGGGGTTCCATTGGGACGGCGATCGCCTTAATTGCTCTCTCTTTTTCGATCCACAATTTGGTTTTTGCCCTTGCGAGTACCACCTGTCTGGGCTTTTTTGCGGCCCTAGTAGGAGTGCCGATGCAGACAACGATCCAGCGCGAAACCCCGGCGATCCTCCGGGGGAAGGTTTTCGGTTTACAGAATAATGCTGTTAATATTGCTCTATCTTTACCTCTAGCCCTGGCTGGGGTGGCAGAAACCTTTTTTGGCCTGCAACCGGTACTTCTGGGCCTTTCGGGATTGGCGATCGCCGGTGGGGTATTGAACTGGTATATTTCAATCAAATCCTAA